One window of the Leptolyngbya iicbica LK genome contains the following:
- a CDS encoding two-partner secretion domain-containing protein encodes MYRDRYNVSLPVARCFTAGMLASFVSSFTLLAPAQAQLIPDDTLGVESSVVVPNGVLPGGNADLIEGGAARGSNLFHSFQDFNVGTEQAVYFANPVNIENILTRVTGGNGSNIDGLLGVDGAANLFLLNPNGVIFGPNARLDIGGSFITSTGSSFTFADGSEFSAVPTGDELLSVSVPLGVQFNDQPQGNVTNEGILTVGAGASLTLWGDTVLSRGALTAAEGTIQLAGNQVNLVDAATVDVSGIQGGQVVIRAAEAALSSGLIDISGTERGGDLQVYATQNLTLGIDVDATGGGQALFDPPTLDINAPEAATIVATLLGGNAIVSASEIININAAIDSSAQGNANTLTLDDENGDNALTINLNAPIQLGAAQTLLGDGTTVNVTVTDAGIVQNGVDVAADGGTVNLAAGTYQEGQEILLTRDVTLNGAGAGNTLLDGNDAHRVLQVNGGVTASLNGLTITKGNSADNGGGIFNSGTVSLTNATLSGNSARDGGGIYNLGTVNFTNATLSDNSAEGGGFDDGGGIYNSGTVSLINATLSGNSANSDGGGIWNEGTLDITNVTLSGNSANSDGGGIRNGGTSTVSVTNTILSGNSAERGGGISNNGTGTLSVTDTTLSGNSATVDGGGILNFGTLSLANTILSGNSATRSGGGIRNGGTMNLTNTILSGNSATDIGGGIWNSGTVNLTNATLSGNSAERGGGISNITGGTVSLTNATLSGNSALNDDGGGIRNVGGRVSLTNATLSGNSALNSDGGGIYTLGGTVSLTNATLSGNSATNNGGGINNDGGNVELVNSLIAINTAGTGPDFSGTVWSFGFNLIGNSAGVIGLVDSDLRDIDPRLGPLADNGGPTQTHALLPGSPAINAAGAGATAADQRGVLAIGVRDIGAFEFGASSTSPDTPTLSTVAILTLARQDSARSIATLTFARQDSVRSDEDTVVRFTDRDQEALQSLQVIAGCGDGRFVLTGRGGLPLSDRRPLDAAGVSVPWVTAAEGESTIAPPTPSAHAPLIEAQGVALDAAGQPYLAAAGGAIAPGLAGVPPNLCRRAPLTEDVVSLR; translated from the coding sequence ATGTATCGCGATCGCTATAACGTCTCTCTACCGGTTGCTCGCTGCTTCACGGCTGGCATGTTGGCTTCCTTTGTCAGTAGTTTCACGCTGCTCGCCCCGGCTCAGGCTCAACTCATTCCCGACGATACGCTGGGGGTCGAAAGCTCGGTCGTGGTGCCCAATGGGGTGCTGCCCGGAGGAAATGCTGACCTGATCGAAGGGGGCGCGGCGCGGGGCAGCAATCTCTTCCACAGTTTTCAAGACTTTAATGTGGGCACGGAGCAGGCGGTGTATTTCGCCAACCCGGTGAATATCGAGAATATTTTGACGCGGGTGACGGGGGGCAATGGCTCGAATATTGATGGATTGCTGGGGGTCGATGGCGCGGCAAACTTGTTTTTGCTCAATCCCAACGGCGTCATCTTTGGACCGAATGCGCGGCTGGATATTGGCGGCTCGTTTATCACCAGCACGGGCAGCAGCTTTACCTTTGCCGACGGCAGTGAGTTTAGCGCGGTGCCGACGGGGGATGAATTGCTCAGCGTCAGTGTGCCGCTGGGGGTGCAGTTTAATGACCAACCCCAGGGAAATGTGACCAATGAAGGCATTCTGACTGTCGGAGCGGGAGCCAGCCTGACGCTGTGGGGCGATACCGTTTTGAGCCGAGGGGCGCTAACGGCGGCAGAAGGCACAATCCAGCTGGCTGGCAATCAAGTGAATCTGGTGGATGCGGCGACCGTCGATGTCTCAGGCATCCAGGGCGGCCAGGTGGTGATCAGGGCGGCAGAAGCAGCACTCTCTTCTGGCTTGATTGATATTTCTGGGACGGAGAGGGGCGGCGACCTGCAAGTTTATGCGACCCAAAATCTGACCTTGGGGATAGACGTGGACGCGACCGGAGGCGGTCAGGCTCTCTTCGACCCGCCCACCTTGGATATCAACGCGCCGGAAGCCGCCACCATCGTCGCTACGCTGTTGGGCGGCAATGCGATCGTCAGTGCTTCGGAAATTATCAACATCAATGCGGCGATCGATAGCAGTGCCCAGGGCAATGCCAACACCCTGACCCTGGATGACGAGAATGGCGATAATGCCCTGACCATTAATCTGAATGCGCCGATTCAGCTGGGGGCAGCCCAAACGCTGTTGGGGGACGGCACCACCGTTAACGTGACTGTTACCGATGCTGGAATTGTCCAGAATGGGGTGGATGTGGCCGCAGATGGCGGGACAGTGAACCTGGCCGCAGGCACCTACCAGGAAGGCCAGGAGATTCTCTTGACCCGTGATGTCACCTTAAATGGCGCGGGGGCAGGCAACACCCTCCTGGACGGTAACGATGCTCACCGGGTGCTCCAGGTGAATGGTGGGGTTACGGCGAGTCTCAATGGTTTAACCATCACGAAGGGAAATTCGGCGGACAACGGCGGCGGCATCTTTAATAGCGGCACGGTAAGCCTCACCAACGCCACCCTCAGCGGCAATTCGGCACGCGACGGCGGCGGCATCTACAACTTGGGCACGGTGAACTTCACCAACGCCACCCTCAGCGACAATTCGGCAGAAGGCGGCGGCTTTGATGACGGTGGCGGCATTTATAACTCTGGTACGGTGAGCCTCATCAACGCCACCCTCAGCGGTAATTCGGCAAACAGCGACGGCGGCGGCATCTGGAACGAGGGCACGCTAGATATCACCAACGTCACCCTCAGCGGCAATTCGGCAAACAGCGACGGCGGCGGCATCAGGAACGGCGGCACGAGCACGGTGAGCGTCACCAACACTATCCTCAGTGGCAATTCGGCAGAAAGAGGCGGCGGCATCTCGAATAACGGCACGGGCACGCTGAGCGTCACCGACACCACCCTCAGCGGTAATTCGGCAACTGTCGACGGCGGCGGCATCTTGAACTTTGGCACACTGAGCCTTGCCAACACTATCCTCAGCGGCAATTCGGCAACCCGCAGCGGCGGCGGCATTAGGAACGGCGGTACGATGAACCTCACCAACACTATCCTCAGCGGCAATTCGGCAACCGACATTGGCGGCGGCATCTGGAACAGCGGTACGGTGAACCTCACCAACGCTACCCTCAGTGGCAATTCGGCAGAAAGAGGCGGTGGCATCTCGAATATCACCGGCGGTACGGTGAGCCTCACCAACGCCACCCTCAGCGGCAATTCGGCATTAAACGATGATGGCGGCGGCATCAGGAACGTCGGCGGTAGGGTGAGCCTCACCAACGCCACCCTCAGTGGCAATTCGGCATTAAATAGTGATGGCGGCGGTATCTACACCCTTGGCGGTACGGTGAGCCTCACTAACGCCACCCTCAGCGGCAATTCGGCAACCAACAACGGCGGAGGCATCAATAATGACGGAGGAAATGTCGAACTCGTCAACAGCCTCATTGCGATCAATACCGCTGGGACTGGCCCTGATTTCTCTGGTACGGTGTGGAGCTTTGGCTTTAACCTCATCGGCAACTCGGCAGGGGTCATCGGCTTAGTCGATAGCGATCTCCGCGATATTGACCCGCGATTGGGGCCGCTGGCTGATAACGGCGGCCCGACCCAAACTCATGCGTTGCTGCCAGGCAGCCCGGCGATAAATGCCGCCGGGGCGGGAGCAACGGCTGCCGATCAACGGGGAGTTTTAGCCATTGGCGTTCGCGATATCGGGGCGTTTGAATTTGGGGCTTCTAGTACAAGCCCCGACACCCCTACCCTGTCAACGGTAGCGATACTGACCCTGGCACGCCAAGACTCTGCTAGGTCAATCGCTACACTGACCTTTGCACGCCAAGACTCGGTCAGGTCAGACGAAGATACTGTCGTTCGCTTTACTGACCGCGATCAAGAAGCACTCCAGAGTCTGCAAGTCATAGCAGGCTGTGGCGATGGGCGTTTCGTCCTGACTGGGCGCGGCGGCTTGCCCCTCAGCGATCGCCGTCCGTTAGATGCCGCCGGGGTGAGTGTGCCCTGGGTGACGGCGGCTGAGGGAGAGTCAACGATCGCACCCCCCACCCCATCCGCACATGCACCGCTGATCGAAGCGCAAGGCGTCGCTTTGGATGCCGCAGGGCAGCCTTACCTGGCGGCAGCGGGCGGGGCGATCGCCCCTGGTTTAGCTGGCGTGCCTCCCAACCTGTGTCGCCGCGCTCCCTTAACGGAGGATGTGGTGTCGCTTCGCTAA
- a CDS encoding TRAFs-binding domain-containing protein, with translation MTSETTEIPFPDLQLRLQSLQNTTELELPELLELQRDTVRLQSKTVEVYQAIADGFLRLGEPLIAYDMLSEGLKQWPQDLKLQQSMALALARSGATISANTLLQQLVDTGQQDETTLGLLARTHKDLWSQAIEEDRQREQLALAANRYEQAYALRPAPWTGINAATMALLQGRRDRAETLAQEIQQQCWADLDANPTADHYWTLATLGEAALILGDLTAAADLYRRAIAAGQGRFGDLSSSCRNATLLLQHQGGDVSLLQQWFQMPRVAVFCGHMVDAPDRPTPRFPPELEPHVYQAIYDYLERHNIRFGYASAACGSDLLFLEAMLALKGETHIVLPYEQQQFIQDSVAVVPTGNWRHRFEQAIAHATEVIIASQHKIASVNEVFFEYSYRMLHGLAKVRATQLNTELMPLTVWNQQAGDGFGGTSSAVHYWQQWSDAVEIIDINALLRAHRPLDLDRVAQTAKSVATVATAIAPAPPLPPEPDDFHPELRAMLFADVVHFSYLREEQFPAFVKHFLGTVAQLTQTSPHAPLFQNTWGDALYFVFASVQDAGMFALELCDTIHTVDWAAHGLPATLNLRIALHAGPVARHQDPITGYENYMGTHVNHTARIEPITPPGKVYASQAFTALAASEAVSTFTCDYVGKTPYAKQYGTFPTYHVCRCRA, from the coding sequence ATGACCTCTGAAACCACAGAGATACCCTTTCCCGATTTGCAGTTGCGGTTGCAATCCCTGCAAAACACCACCGAATTGGAGTTACCGGAACTCTTGGAGCTGCAGCGCGATACCGTGCGGCTGCAATCCAAAACGGTGGAGGTGTACCAGGCGATCGCCGATGGATTTCTGCGGCTGGGCGAACCGTTAATCGCCTACGACATGCTCTCCGAAGGGCTGAAACAATGGCCCCAAGACCTGAAACTGCAACAGTCGATGGCCCTGGCCCTGGCCCGCAGTGGCGCGACGATTTCCGCCAACACGTTGCTCCAACAGTTGGTCGATACGGGACAGCAAGATGAAACCACCCTCGGCCTGCTTGCCCGCACCCACAAAGACTTGTGGAGCCAAGCGATTGAGGAAGACCGACAACGGGAACAGCTCGCCCTCGCCGCGAATCGCTACGAACAAGCCTATGCGTTGCGCCCCGCCCCCTGGACCGGGATTAATGCCGCCACGATGGCACTATTGCAGGGGCGACGCGATCGCGCTGAAACCCTGGCTCAAGAAATTCAGCAACAGTGCTGGGCCGACCTGGACGCTAACCCCACCGCCGATCACTACTGGACCCTGGCAACCCTGGGAGAAGCGGCGCTGATTTTGGGCGACCTCACCGCTGCTGCTGATTTATATCGACGGGCGATCGCCGCTGGCCAAGGGCGCTTTGGCGATTTGAGTTCCAGCTGTCGCAATGCCACCCTCTTGTTGCAACACCAGGGCGGCGACGTCAGTTTGCTCCAACAATGGTTTCAGATGCCTCGGGTGGCGGTGTTTTGCGGTCACATGGTGGATGCGCCCGATCGCCCCACCCCTCGCTTTCCTCCCGAGTTAGAACCCCACGTTTACCAGGCCATTTACGACTACCTGGAACGCCACAACATTCGCTTTGGCTATGCCTCCGCCGCCTGCGGTTCCGATCTGCTCTTTTTAGAAGCCATGCTGGCGCTCAAAGGGGAAACCCACATTGTTTTGCCCTACGAGCAGCAGCAATTTATCCAAGACTCCGTCGCGGTCGTGCCGACGGGTAACTGGCGACACCGGTTTGAGCAGGCGATCGCCCACGCCACTGAAGTGATCATTGCCTCCCAACACAAGATTGCCAGCGTTAACGAAGTCTTTTTTGAATATTCCTATCGGATGCTCCACGGGTTAGCCAAAGTGCGCGCCACCCAGCTCAACACCGAGCTCATGCCCCTCACCGTATGGAATCAGCAAGCGGGCGATGGCTTTGGCGGCACCAGCAGCGCTGTCCACTACTGGCAGCAATGGTCTGACGCCGTGGAAATCATCGACATCAACGCCCTGTTACGGGCGCATCGTCCCCTTGATTTAGACCGGGTAGCCCAGACCGCTAAGAGCGTCGCGACTGTGGCAACGGCGATCGCCCCCGCGCCCCCACTACCGCCCGAACCGGACGACTTTCACCCCGAGTTGCGAGCCATGCTCTTTGCCGATGTGGTGCATTTCTCCTACCTGCGCGAAGAGCAATTTCCCGCCTTTGTGAAACATTTTCTGGGCACTGTCGCCCAGCTCACCCAAACCTCGCCGCACGCTCCCCTGTTTCAAAACACCTGGGGCGATGCCCTGTATTTTGTGTTTGCCTCGGTGCAAGATGCGGGCATGTTTGCCCTGGAACTCTGCGACACCATCCACACGGTTGACTGGGCCGCCCACGGCTTACCCGCCACCCTCAATCTGCGCATTGCCCTCCATGCTGGCCCGGTAGCGCGACACCAAGACCCCATCACCGGCTACGAAAACTATATGGGCACCCACGTCAACCACACCGCCCGCATCGAGCCCATTACGCCCCCTGGCAAAGTGTATGCCAGTCAAGCCTTTACGGCACTAGCGGCGTCCGAAGCGGTCAGCACCTTTACCTGCGACTATGTGGGCAAAACCCCCTACGCCAAACAGTACGGCACCTTTCCCACTTATCACGTCTGCCGCTGTCGGGCGTAA
- a CDS encoding two-partner secretion domain-containing protein, producing the protein MHRDRRCYAWAWLQGSTRYSAQTKAWLSLTSVLWLGSLGAQSSPAATGELPMPDWLPDSATPVQPDEAELDLTIPATDPIPVAPVFAPTVQFSTPVSPPPTAVEALPSLMEAEAIAPPSHEFSEGEATVPPEPTPVTTVAPLEVEAIAPVNPQAPDSATTARPPEAIAPATDSLTPATPQAEVPAASSDPASELTQFSPPRVWEPGTMPQDDWEDAAELASEPRSLQLAQLTVPDNTLGAESSVVNFVEPPNGQDFYRIEGGATRGSNLFHSFERFGVGFFGVYFANPVNIENIFARVTGGESSFISGTLGVEGPANLFLLNPNGITFDSGARLDISGSFTASTGSRFTFADGGEFNAAPVPGGDLLTLSVPLGVQFNDNNGPFNGDIINFARPILSAGQDLTLLGNTLDLFEQSSAGNNLTLVGNTLSLSGSLNAGNNLTLGATETVTFNGTETKPFAANATNDLTIQGNQGITVFTVQSAPVPLVSGGDMTLISDGAIAADTTFFDSGGNLQFLRLDGTPANLTDFNAPVIAAIGDIIFGDYRGTALKVIATGSIQAGDIEIVGPNTRFVADGSGSDEDLLASSQAVILRAGVPQVDNPNVPQVAGGTTFDNGTITNPFSGVLLPPGSILFDSIDTSNFTGGDGGPIILEAAGSITGFYLDSYSRTVTGNSGNGGNISLSAGRGVTGQGDIILNRPVRSGSQSFGGNAGNGGAVSFSTRAGDIQLNNAGVFSGSASDDFQGGSAQAGGAISFSTTSGNIRLTNSPLSSESDAFDAGPQANTGPAGNVSLTTSTGNITLENSAIFAMNDAPNQSSPGGTVTIASTDGGDITLNNLSRIWSYSASRLGQAGDGGAVRLSTTTGNIRLSDRSFIDTASRSSESDAGNGGAISLSTTTGNIMLSGNSSLDSRASAFSFDAARNAGHGGNISITSESGDITIMDNASIDSQTSTNFAGGEFGEGGDITISSPAGTVTLGSGINLNSNAAGGEGNGGDIRVAGTTVQLTNNELSTTVGGSGTAGDITINASNQARITSSRLLSGRLASAEGSGGGGTIRITAADIELRDFSFLNTATFGFGDAGDVQLVTTQGDIVLIDSSIFSLAAQQGNPGNIRLDSAGQLRLEGNSLVSTAVALGVPNTSSSRSGNITINAANGVEIIGTGAINQPVQVSTNPNLVSINSTDRSTPQPLDEAFALLPNVQTAPNVLFPQDIPFVSVNSSSSISCCSTRHYYSIDIESVGTQIILDVDTPKTKIFGASEVIDELNLLDVDLSLQRFDGIGNFDTLIFTPVAENASAPTTLGAGGSTTSDDAYLTYIFDRPGTYVIEVISEFSNPFFSPFAEIDYTLNVSLVDDSLVSSGISTQTRSGIPSGDITINTPSITLQNGGEISAETLRDGPAGDITLQPFGSGQTLDIQLGDRSTISSSTLPSRAGTDGSLVTGNSGRISLSAPAALNLSGPGSIQVETNTAGDAGAIALTAPQITLNGIEVSASTEFPEGLTAAQQAALIANRTAGRGGDIDIRTSLLTLNNGSQIRAATASTATGGNLTVTGNSPLTIGGDGRLTVEATGANSGQAGNLNVRASELLRLRDGIELSANSESRQGGGNINIDVENGSLVMRGGSYINATSSNPNAGDGGNVTLTLSDGFLIALPGQNNDIIANAVRGRGGNINISALRLFGFTLQDDANVSRLRGNNTNDISASSEIGLPGDIAIDTLALDPSQGLTELPLNLEDRADQVTPGCGLGNTDDGSEFVVTGRGGLPPGASDPLMANGVSVPWVTATEGESTIAIAPTNSPVTNAVLIEAQGVALDAAGQPYLAATAEDWAIYQAGLPTATTCTVQPTRSH; encoded by the coding sequence ATGCATCGCGATCGCCGCTGTTACGCTTGGGCCTGGCTCCAGGGCTCCACCCGCTACTCTGCCCAGACCAAAGCCTGGCTTTCTCTCACTTCCGTACTCTGGCTCGGCAGCTTGGGAGCTCAGTCTAGTCCCGCCGCCACCGGGGAACTCCCGATGCCTGACTGGTTGCCTGACTCCGCAACCCCGGTGCAGCCAGACGAGGCCGAACTGGACTTGACGATTCCCGCAACGGATCCCATTCCCGTCGCCCCCGTCTTCGCCCCGACGGTGCAGTTTTCCACTCCCGTGTCGCCGCCCCCTACAGCGGTGGAGGCATTACCTTCCCTGATGGAAGCAGAGGCGATCGCTCCCCCCAGCCATGAGTTCTCAGAGGGTGAAGCGACTGTTCCGCCAGAGCCGACTCCGGTGACAACAGTTGCGCCACTGGAAGTAGAAGCGATCGCCCCTGTGAATCCCCAAGCTCCAGATTCCGCGACGACAGCCCGCCCGCCTGAGGCGATCGCCCCTGCCACTGACTCTCTAACCCCCGCCACCCCACAGGCTGAAGTCCCAGCGGCCAGCAGCGATCCAGCCTCGGAGCTGACTCAGTTCTCACCGCCTCGGGTGTGGGAGCCGGGGACGATGCCACAAGATGACTGGGAGGATGCGGCAGAACTGGCATCGGAGCCGCGATCGCTTCAATTAGCCCAACTCACTGTGCCCGACAACACCCTGGGGGCCGAAAGCTCTGTTGTAAATTTTGTTGAGCCACCTAACGGTCAAGATTTCTACCGCATTGAAGGTGGCGCAACTCGCGGCAGCAACCTCTTTCACAGCTTCGAAAGATTCGGGGTTGGTTTCTTCGGTGTCTACTTCGCCAATCCTGTCAACATTGAAAACATTTTTGCGCGGGTAACCGGTGGTGAGTCTTCTTTTATTAGCGGCACCTTAGGGGTCGAAGGTCCTGCTAACCTCTTTCTGCTCAATCCCAACGGCATCACTTTCGACTCGGGGGCACGGCTGGATATTAGCGGTTCGTTTACCGCCAGCACAGGCAGTCGCTTTACGTTTGCCGATGGGGGCGAATTCAACGCTGCCCCTGTTCCCGGCGGCGACTTGCTGACCTTGAGCGTGCCCTTAGGAGTGCAGTTTAATGACAACAATGGCCCATTCAACGGTGACATTATCAACTTTGCTCGACCGATCTTGTCCGCTGGACAAGATTTAACGTTGTTGGGTAACACCTTAGACTTATTTGAGCAGTCTAGTGCAGGCAATAACCTGACGTTGGTGGGCAATACCTTAAGCCTATCTGGATCATTAAATGCGGGGAATAACCTGACCTTGGGAGCGACTGAAACCGTGACGTTCAATGGCACGGAGACGAAACCATTTGCGGCGAATGCAACGAACGATCTCACCATTCAGGGCAATCAGGGGATTACGGTTTTTACTGTGCAGTCGGCTCCAGTGCCGTTGGTTAGTGGGGGCGACATGACCCTAATTAGCGATGGGGCGATCGCGGCCGACACTACATTTTTTGACAGTGGTGGCAACCTCCAGTTTCTCCGCTTAGATGGCACCCCAGCCAATTTAACGGACTTCAATGCCCCGGTGATCGCCGCCATCGGCGATATCATCTTTGGCGATTACCGAGGAACCGCTCTGAAAGTTATCGCTACCGGCAGTATTCAAGCTGGGGATATTGAAATTGTGGGTCCCAACACCCGGTTTGTCGCCGATGGTTCTGGAAGTGATGAAGATTTACTGGCCAGTAGCCAGGCGGTGATCTTGCGAGCTGGGGTGCCCCAGGTCGACAACCCCAACGTGCCCCAAGTAGCAGGGGGCACCACCTTTGATAATGGAACTATCACCAACCCATTCTCCGGTGTTTTGCTACCCCCTGGCAGCATCTTGTTCGACAGCATCGACACCTCGAACTTTACTGGGGGAGATGGTGGCCCCATCATTCTGGAGGCCGCGGGCAGTATCACCGGTTTCTATTTGGACTCCTACTCTAGAACTGTTACTGGGAATAGTGGCAACGGTGGCAATATTTCCCTATCGGCGGGGCGAGGAGTCACAGGGCAAGGGGATATTATTCTGAATCGCCCGGTGCGATCGGGCTCTCAGTCCTTCGGCGGCAATGCCGGCAATGGGGGGGCGGTATCCTTCAGCACTCGAGCAGGCGATATCCAACTCAATAATGCGGGCGTATTTAGTGGCTCAGCTTCGGACGATTTTCAGGGGGGGAGCGCCCAAGCGGGCGGAGCCATTTCATTCAGTACAACCAGCGGGAATATTCGCCTGACGAATTCCCCCCTATCTTCTGAATCAGATGCATTTGATGCAGGGCCACAAGCCAATACCGGGCCAGCTGGTAATGTTTCCCTCACCACTAGCACCGGCAATATTACGCTGGAAAACTCGGCCATCTTTGCCATGAACGACGCCCCCAACCAAAGCAGCCCTGGCGGCACGGTGACCATTGCTTCTACCGATGGCGGCGACATTACCTTAAATAACCTCTCTCGGATTTGGAGTTATTCGGCGTCTCGTCTGGGTCAGGCGGGCGATGGCGGTGCCGTCCGGCTATCGACGACAACGGGCAATATCCGCCTCAGTGACAGGTCATTTATCGATACCGCATCCAGATCATCGGAGAGTGATGCTGGCAACGGCGGTGCCATTTCGCTATCCACCACCACCGGCAACATCATGCTGAGCGGGAACAGTTCTTTGGACTCGAGGGCGTCTGCGTTTTCTTTTGATGCGGCTCGTAACGCTGGGCATGGCGGCAACATCAGCATCACTAGTGAGAGCGGTGACATCACGATTATGGATAATGCCAGCATCGACTCACAGACGTCCACCAATTTCGCTGGTGGTGAGTTTGGCGAGGGGGGCGATATTACGATTTCTAGCCCCGCTGGCACAGTCACCTTGGGGTCTGGCATCAACCTCAACAGCAATGCCGCCGGGGGCGAGGGCAATGGGGGCGATATTCGAGTTGCGGGAACCACCGTTCAACTCACCAACAATGAACTATCCACTACGGTTGGCGGCTCGGGGACGGCGGGCGACATCACCATCAATGCCAGCAATCAGGCCCGAATTACGAGTAGCCGTCTACTTTCTGGTCGATTGGCTAGTGCTGAGGGCAGTGGTGGCGGCGGCACCATTCGCATCACTGCAGCTGACATTGAGCTAAGGGACTTTTCCTTCCTGAATACGGCCACCTTTGGCTTCGGGGATGCGGGCGATGTGCAACTGGTGACCACGCAGGGCGACATTGTCCTCATCGACAGCAGCATCTTTAGTCTGGCAGCACAGCAAGGTAATCCCGGCAATATCCGGCTAGATTCGGCGGGTCAGTTGCGGCTAGAGGGCAATAGTCTCGTGAGCACTGCCGTCGCACTGGGAGTCCCGAATACGTCCAGCAGTCGCTCCGGCAACATCACGATTAATGCCGCCAACGGAGTGGAGATCATCGGTACAGGGGCCATTAATCAGCCAGTGCAGGTCAGTACCAATCCGAACCTGGTCTCAATTAACAGCACTGACCGCTCTACGCCTCAGCCGCTAGATGAGGCCTTCGCGCTATTGCCCAATGTTCAAACCGCCCCTAACGTCTTGTTTCCCCAAGATATCCCCTTCGTGAGCGTTAACTCCAGCAGCAGTATTTCCTGCTGCTCTACACGCCACTACTACTCTATTGACATTGAGTCGGTGGGTACTCAGATTATTCTCGATGTAGATACTCCCAAGACGAAAATTTTTGGAGCCTCTGAAGTCATCGATGAGCTGAACTTATTGGATGTCGATCTCTCACTGCAGCGGTTTGATGGCATCGGCAACTTTGATACTCTGATCTTCACTCCAGTTGCCGAGAATGCCAGTGCGCCAACAACGTTAGGAGCAGGGGGAAGTACAACGTCTGATGATGCCTATCTCACGTATATTTTCGATCGCCCCGGCACTTATGTCATTGAAGTCATATCTGAATTCTCAAATCCATTCTTCTCGCCTTTCGCTGAAATTGATTACACGCTCAACGTCTCACTGGTTGATGATTCACTGGTGAGCAGCGGCATTAGCACTCAAACCCGCTCTGGCATTCCCTCTGGTGATATCACCATCAATACCCCCAGTATCACCCTGCAAAATGGGGGAGAAATCTCAGCTGAAACCCTTCGCGATGGACCAGCGGGCGACATCACCCTGCAACCCTTCGGCAGTGGACAGACCTTAGATATTCAACTGGGCGATCGCAGCACGATTTCCAGTTCTACTCTACCCAGTCGGGCTGGCACTGATGGGTCATTAGTAACCGGCAACAGTGGACGAATTAGCCTCAGTGCCCCGGCAGCCCTTAATCTCTCTGGGCCTGGTAGCATCCAGGTCGAAACCAACACGGCTGGCGATGCGGGGGCGATCGCCCTCACCGCTCCCCAAATCACCCTGAACGGCATTGAAGTCTCCGCTTCCACCGAGTTTCCAGAGGGCTTAACGGCAGCTCAACAAGCGGCACTAATTGCCAATCGCACCGCTGGGCGCGGTGGCGATATTGATATTAGGACGTCGCTTCTGACCCTCAATAACGGCAGTCAGATTCGGGCCGCCACGGCCAGTACTGCCACCGGGGGCAATCTCACCGTCACGGGCAACAGTCCCCTCACAATCGGTGGCGACGGTCGCCTCACCGTCGAAGCAACGGGAGCCAATAGCGGTCAAGCGGGCAACCTAAACGTCCGCGCATCGGAACTCCTGCGACTGCGCGACGGCATCGAACTCTCGGCAAACAGTGAGTCTCGCCAGGGTGGGGGCAACATCAACATTGATGTGGAAAATGGCAGTCTGGTGATGCGCGGCGGCAGCTACATCAACGCCACCTCCAGCAATCCCAACGCAGGGGATGGGGGCAACGTCACCCTCACTCTCAGCGACGGCTTTTTGATTGCCCTGCCGGGACAAAACAACGACATTATTGCTAATGCGGTGAGGGGCAGAGGCGGCAACATCAACATTAGTGCGCTGCGACTGTTTGGCTTTACCCTGCAAGACGATGCCAATGTCTCGCGACTGCGGGGCAATAATACCAACGACATCAGCGCCAGTTCTGAGATCGGCTTGCCCGGTGACATTGCGATCGACACTCTGGCCCTCGACCCCAGCCAGGGCCTGACCGAATTGCCCTTGAACCTGGAAGACCGCGCAGATCAAGTTACGCCGGGGTGTGGTCTCGGCAACACTGACGACGGCAGCGAGTTTGTGGTCACCGGGCGCGGCGGACTGCCACCGGGCGCCAGCGATCCGCTCATGGCGAATGGGGTGAGCGTGCCCTGGGTGACGGCGACTGAGGGGGAGTCAACGATCGCGATCGCCCCTACCAATTCTCCCGTCACAAATGCGGTCTTGATTGAAGCGCAAGGCGTCGCCTTAGATGCGGCTGGGCAGCCTTACTTGGCAGCCACAGCTGAGGATTGGGCAATCTACCAGGCGGGCTTACCCACCGCTACCACTTGCACTGTCCAACCGACGCGATCGCACTAA